The genomic interval GTACTATGTTTGGAATCCGCTTTCGCGAAAGCTTACACAAGTTTCTAAAGATTTAATACAAGAGCCTACCTTCTCTCCAGATGGAAAAAAAATTGCCTACGGAAAAGATAACAATCTGTATGTTTTTGACATTGCTTCACAAACAACCAAGCAGTTTACTTTTGACGGTAAAAAGAATAGTATTATTAATGGAATTACGGATTGGGTATACGAAGAAGAATTTGGATTTGTACGCGCTTTTGATTGGAGCGCCGACAGCAAAAAAATAGCTTACATACGTTTTGATGAAACAAATGTTCCAGAATTTTCAATGGATGTTTATGGCTCAGAATTGTACCAAACGCAAACAGTTTTTAAATATCCAAAAGCTGGAGAAACAAATGCAGAGGTAAGTGTTCATGTTTATACAGTAGATGATGCAAATCAAGGAGCTAATGTAGTGAGGTCGATGGCTCTTAGTTTAAAAAATGCAGATGCTTACTATATCCCAAGATTAAAATGGTCTAAAGATCCGAACGTCTTATCTATTCAAGTACTTAATAGACATCAAGATCATTTAAAACTTCTTTTTTACAACACTCAAACCAATATGGTTAAGCAAGCCTTGAGGGAAAGAGATGAAGCATATGTAGATGTAACAGATAACCTAACGTTTCTTGCTGATAATAGTTTTTTATGGACTAGTGAAAAAGATGGATGGAATCATATTTACCATCACAATCCAGATGGGTCATTAAGAAGACAAGTGACTTCTGGAGACTGGGAAGTGACAGGTTTTTATGGTTATGATTTAAAAACAAATCGTGTTTTTTATCAGAGTTCAGAAAACGGTTCTATTAATAGAGGCGTGTATGCTGTAGCCTTAAATGGAGAAGATAAGCAAGCTTTAGCAGCTTCTGAAGGAACAAATGATGCAGACTTTAGTTATTTTATACACACTTACTCAAATACTACTACACCTTACCGTTTTACACTTAACAATGCAAAAGATGGAAGTCAGGTACGTGTTATAAAGGATAATAAAGATTTAAAAGAATTATATGCAGGATACGATATCTCTCCAAAAGAATTTTTTGAAATTGATATCAATGGAGTGTCTTTGAATGCGTATATGATTAAGCCTACAGATTTTGATCCTTCCAAAAAGTATCCACTTTTTATGACGCAATATTCTGGACCAGGTTCACAAAGTGTTGCCAATGAATGGGATACTTCTAATGATTATTGGTTCCATATGCTGGCACAAAATGATTACATCGTAGTGTGCGTAGATCCGAGAGGCACAGGATTAAAAGGACGTGATTTCAAAAAGATGACTCAAAAAGAATTAGGGAAGTTTGAAGTTCAAGATCAAATAGCCGCTGCCAATGAGCTAAGTAAAAGGTCATATATAGACGAAAGTCGTACGGGAATTTGGGGATGGAGTTATGGTGGCTTTATGGCATCAAACTCTTTATTTCAAGGATCAGATACGTTTGAGATGGCTATTGCAGTAGCACCAGTTACTTCTTGGAGGTTTTATGATACAATTTATACAGAGCGCTATATGCAAACTCCACAGGAAAATGCAAGTGGTTATGATGAAAACTCACCTTTGAGTCACGTAAGCAAATTGAAGGGTGACTTTTTATTAGTACATGGTGGAGCAGATGATAATGTTCATGTACAAAACTCTACTAGACTTGTAGAGGCGCTTGTGCAAGCTAATAAGCAATTTGATTACTTCAATTATCCAGACAAAAATCATGGAATTTATGGAGGAAATACACGTCTTCACTTATATACCATGATGACTAACTTCATTAAAGAGAAATTATAATAACTAACTAACCAATAATTTTATTCAAAAAATCACTTATATGGAATTTAAATACGGAGGTTCTCTAACCAATCAAAAAACAGTACTTGGGCATCCATCTGGTCTGTTTGTCCTATTCTTTACAGAGATGTGGGAGCGTTTTTCTTACTATGGTATGCGTGCATTACTAGTGCTATTCTTAGTTTCAGCTGTGCTCGATGGAGGATGGGGCTGGGAAAGAGCAGAAGCTCTTCAACTATATGCATTCTATACAGGACTCGTATATGTAACTCCAATTTTTGGGGGTTTAATTGCAGATAAAATAACTGGATACAGGAGAGCAGTAGTTATAGGAGCTTTGTTAATGACTTTAGGTCATGCATCTATGGCTTTTGAAGTGACAGCAGACTTTTTCTTTTATGCTGGACTTGTACTTTTAATTATTGGGAATGGTATGTTTAAGCCTAATATTTCTTCAATGGTAGGTCAGCTTTACAAAGATCAAGGGAAAGAGAAAGATGCTGGGTACACTATATTTTATATGGGTATTAACTCTGGAGCATTTTTAGGTATTCTTTTGTGTGGATACATTGGGGAAAGTGTAGGATGGCATTATGGTTTTGGTTTAGCTGGAATTTTCATGCTCGTTGGGATGTTGCAGTTTCATTTTGCACAAGATATATTTGGAAGGATTGGTCTTTCTCCAAAAAAATCGGAGGAGTTCGACGATGCTCTTGAAGATAGTGTTGAAGATGCTATTGACAAAATTGAAGACGTTGTTGATGAATCAAAAAAATCTAAGGTTACTAGAGATAGATTGATTGTTATAGGTGTATTAGCCTTCTTTACAATATTCTTTTGGTGGGCATTTGAGCAGGCTGGTGGTTCAATGACCATTTTTGCTGCAGATTATACAGATAGAGTTCTAGAGGGAAGTAGTGGTATGACTTTCAAAATTGTTAATACTCTTCTCACAGTTGTTCCAATGATAATTATTACTTGGGTTTTGAGTTTGTTATTTAGACAGACTTTTGGAAAGTTTGCACTTTCTAACATTATATTGGGAGTAGGATTTGTAATAATTTGGGGGATTGTAATATGGATGCTTTCTCGTCAATTTGCTGATGACGCTCCAGAAGTACCAGCGTCTTGGTTTGGTATTTTAAATTCTTTCTTTATCATCGCATTCGCTCCATTGTTTTCTAAAATTTGGAAAAGTAAATTCAATCCAAGTGGTCCAATAAAATTTGCCATAGGTCTAATATTATTAGGTCTCGGGTTTGGAATACTCTCTTATGGATCTATGGGTATTCCATTAGGAGCAAAGACTGCTTCTGTAAGCATGATTTTTCTTGTACTAGCATATTTGTTCCATACATTAGGAGAACTATGTGTCTCTCCAGTAGGTCTTTCTTATGTAAGTAAACTAGCTCCAGCAAAACTTGTTGGCTTAATGTTTGGAATTTGGTTTGTGGCAAACTTTATAGCAAATTTTGCAGCTGGTATTACAGGTAGTTATATTGACCCAATTGTCGAAGAATACGGAATGGCAACGTTCTTTATGATCTTTACAATAGTACCTGTAGGAGCAGGGCTTTTAATGCTTGCTTTAAATAGAACTTTAATTAAAATGATGCACGGAATCAGATAAAATGTTACATATCTTACTTTAATTAAAAAACGTTCCAATTTTGGAACGTTTTTTGTCTAAATCGTTTTGATTGTATATTAGATCTATAAAAATAATTAAATGAAAAAGTTAGTATATATTTTATTGTTTATTTCTACAGCCACGCTTAGTGCCCAACAAATTAACTGGATCACTATGGATCAAGCGCTAGCAGCTCAAAAAGAGACTCCTAAAAAAATCTTTATGGATGTATATACTACGTGGTGTGGACCTTGTAAAATGCTGGATAGAAATACATTTGTAGATAAAGATGTAGTACAATTCATCAATGAAAATTACTATGCTGTAAAGTTTAATGCAGAAGGCACAGAATTTATAAATTATCTAGGTAATACATATACGAATCCTAGACACGATCCTAAAAGAAAAGGACGTAATTCCCAGCATGAATTTGCTCAAGGACTAAAAGTAAGAGCTTATCCCAGTATGGTGTTTTTTGATGAGAATGGTAACTATATCCAACCTATCACAGGGTATCACACACCACAACGACTTGAAATTTACGTAAAAATGGTAGCAAATGATGATTACAAAGAAATAACTACTCAAGAGAAGTGGGATCAATACCAAAAAGACTTTAAATACTCTTGGTCAAAGTAATCATGCTATTTAATTAAAAAAGCTCCCTTTTTATACGTGTTATGAAAAGGGATTTTTTCTTTTAGACATGTTTTCTCCCACTTTTGGATATAACTCCTGTAATTAGATCCATCTGCTATTATTGTGGCTTTTGGGTGTACTAGTATTAATCGTCTTAAATTAATTTTTGGAGAATTAGATAGCAGAATAAAATTAGGTCGCGTTTCAGGAATATCATATATGCCTAAGCTATCAACAACAAGAATTTCTTTTTCATTAAAGCGATAATAATTAGACATAGCGTGTACACTTAATTTATTAATGGTTACTGCATCTTTATAAGCATCAATGATATAATTAGGTTTAAAACTTTCAGTGCTATCATTTTTAAAAACTAATAATTTATTACCCTTAAGTACTGTGACTGTAGAAGTTTTATATTTATGTAATATCGCTAGGTGAGATGGAGAGTTTCTAGTTTTTTCTTCTAATAATACACATGTAAAACACATTAAACTAAATGCTGCGATATAGACTCTAAGAGCCGTATATTTCTTTAGAAGAAAAATAATGGAGATGATTAAAATATAAGACGCTATTAGTAAAGGTATACCTAAAGTAATATGCTTTAGTACAAATAGATCTTGACTTGCTATCCAGTGTATATAGGAGTTCATTAAGTCAATAATCCATCCATACGTTTTAATAAAAACTGTTGGAACTTCCCCAATTAGCGCAATTAAAATTATTAATAAACCATATCCTAGTATCAAGGTCAAAAAAGGTAAAACGATAATGTTAGACAAGAAAAATAAACCAGCAAATTGATGAAAATAATATAGGCTTAATGGTACAACTCCAAGTTGTGCTGAGATAGTTACTGTCGCAACCCCCCAAAGCAACTTATCTATATAGTATTTTGGTTTGTAAAAAGAGGAGAGCCAAGGCTGAATCCATAGAATTGCCATCACAGCCATATAGCTTAATTGAAAGCCTACCTGATAGATCAAAAGAGGGTCGTATACAAGCAAGAATAAAGCAGATGCCAGCACTGCATCTTTTGATTTTCTTTTTCCACCTAGAGAACTTCCAATCTCTAAAAAACTAAACATGGTTGCCGCACGTAATACAGAAGGAGACAATCCCGTAACAAGGGCAAAACACCATATTGAGATGATAATTAAAAATGAGCGAAACCACCTTAATCGATACCAGTTTATAAAACGAGTAAGAAAACGTAAGATTAAAAGAATGATCCCTACATGCAATCCCGATACTGCAAGGATGTGCATCATTCCTGCTGCAGCATAGTCATCAGTAAGCTTTTTGTCAATATTTTCACGTTGCCCTAGAAGAAGTGCGTCCATAATGGCAAATTGGCTTTTTGTAAAATGACAAGAATGAAGCTTATTTAGTACGCTTTCGCGAAAGCGTGATGCGCTCACCATGAAGCCACTGGATGTTTTATTAGAAAGAATGAGTTCCTGTTCAGATAACAACAACTGTCCATAGATTTGTCTTTGTTGTAAATAGTTTCCATAATCAAACTGATAAGGATTTTTTTGAAATGGAAGAGGTAATATAAGAGTCTTTGCATGATACCATTTTCCTACTGCCATTTTCTTGGAAACACTATCTTTTTTTACAGACAGAAGTAGATCACCTATTGCAGGTTCTTGATCGATTAGATGAACACTTATTATATACTTATCTTGAAATTGACTTGACTTGAGCCGATTTTTTATTGAAAATAATAGTCTTTGAGGGTGCTTTTCTAGCAAGTGTAAATAATGTCTATCATTAACACGTTGATCCGTAGAGTATGATTTTAGATACCCTAACCCAATAAACAGAAATAGAACAACAATAATAAAAGGAATTTCAGAAAAGGATAGCTTACCCGCTGCAATATGAAGTGATACTAATGTAATAAAACAGAATATCACTGAAAGTAGTATCTCGAGAAGTGTATGCTCCAGCCTACCGTAAATAAGGATACCAGCAATAAATGCTAGTAATATATTAAGTATAGGGAAATTAATATTCTTCAATGAAAAATCTCGTAAGAAATTACTTCATGAAGATAGTTAAATAATTGTAAATGAGTTTAATCCTCTTAAAGTAGTCGTTTTGCCATGACAAAAGCACGATCCCAATACCGTTCATTAAGATTTGATGTAAGGACACCTTTGGAAGTGGTTGCGTGTATAAAATAGACCTGTCCATTCTTGATTTCTGTAACAAGGCCTACATGATTAATACGGTTTCTAGTCTTACTGGTTTTAAAAAATAATAAATCTCCTTTTGCAATATTTTTTCCATGCACAGGCTGGCCTTTTTTTGCCATTTCTCTAGAAACACGTGGTAACGCGATATTTTCTTCTTGAAATGCAACAAAAATAAGTCCTGAACAATCCATACCCTTTCTGGTAGTTCCTCCAAATTTATATCGAGTGCCATTATAAGATTGGGCATTCTGTATGATTCTTTCTGTTTTTCCTATTCGAGGAGCTTTTCTGTAAGATTTTTTTGAGCTCCCACAAGAAGTGAGTACTAACAATACAAGTAACGAGGTGAGTAACTGTTTCATAAATAATGATGGGGTGTCATATATAAACTAAGGTAATTACTTTTTAGTCTCTTTCACAATTAATTTAGCAGCTTTAGAACTTGCTCCAGAGCCACCTAATTTTTTTTCTAAATCGTAATAATCACTAAATAACTGTTTTCTGGAAGTATCGCTTGTAATTTTATCAAGCTCAGCCTTTAAATTCTCTGTGGTCAGTTCTCCTTGAATTAATTCTTTTACAACCTCTCGATCCATAACAAGATTTACAAGAGAAATATAAGCAGTTTTTATAATGCGTCTGGCAATTTGATAAGAGATGACATTCCCTTTATAACATACCACCTGAGGAACTTTAAAAATTGCAGCTTCAAGTGTAGCAGTTCCAGAGGTAATTAAAGCGGCGTTTGCAAAGCTCAAAATGTCATAGGTTTTATTCATGATTAGTTTTACAGGGAAATCTTCAAGAAAAGGGCTGTAAAAAGACTCCTCTTGGCTAGGTGCTCCGGCTATTACAAACTGATAGTTAGGGAAATAATCTACAATACTCAGCATGATATCTAGCATTGCTGTAATTTCCTGCTTACGACTACCGGGTAATAAAGCAATTATAGGTCTTTCATCCAAATCATGTTGCTTAGCAAAGAGCCCTGGATCTGCTTGATCTCTTCCAGAAATAGCGTCCAGTAGTGGATGTCCTACAAAATGCACATCATAATTATAAGAAGCATAAAAATCTTTCACAAAAGGTAGTACTACATACATATGATCTACGCTCGCTTTTATAGCTTTTACACGACTTGATCTAGAGGCCCATACCTGCGGACTTATGTAGTAATGTGTAGCTACTCCTAATGGTTTTGCCCACTGCGCAATACGCAAGTTAAATCCAGAATTGTCAATTAAAATCAAGGCGTCTGGTTCAAAACGAGCAATATCTCTTTTACACTGCTTAATGAATTTAGTAATCTTTCTTAGATTCGTAAGAACCTCCAGAAAACCCATAAACGCACGCTCCTTGTAATGAGAAACGAGTGTACCTCCTACTTCTTGCATTAAGTCACCACCCCAGAAGCGTATTTCTGCATTAGGGTCTTCTCTAAATAATGCTTTCATTAAATTAGAGCCGTGTAAATCTCCACTAGCCTCGCCTGCAAGTATATAGTATCTCATTAATAAAACATTAATAGCATAGTAATTATAGCAATCCCTATAGTAGCAAGCAATACTCCGCGAGCTTTATAAATCTCATTTTTCTTTAAGAAAATAAAAAAAGTAATGAGATTGAGTGTTGCACCTAGAGTGATAATTTTACCTAGGTACCCCTCTGCAAGAGCTTTCTCAATAGTTGCATCACTGCCCTTGTCTGAGAAAAGTAAAATGTACAGGATGATTCCTAACGCATTGGCTAGAATTCCAGCAAGGATTCCTATTAAAATATCTTTTTTCATGGATAATTATTTTTTACGCTTTCGCGAAAAATTGATGATCGAAAAATAATTTATTTTAAATAAACTTTTCGCGAAAGCGAGAAATTATATCTCCCCCTATTTCTATTTTTCTGAAGAGAGTTTTAGTAATCTAATTAAAGATATTATTGATCCCATTCATTGAGTTCTTGAATAAAATGATGTGCTGTAAGGTCAAACTGAACCGGCACAACAGATACAAAGCCTTTAGAAAGAGCCCACTCATCTGTATCTTCTCCTTTGTCTTGATTCACAAATTCGCCTGTAAGCCAGTAATAATCCCTGCCCATTGGATTTGTTCTTTTATCAAAGTCCTCAACCCATTGTGCTTTTGCCTGACGGCAAATTTTAATCCCTTTTATCTCGCCTGCTGGTAATTTAGGGATATTTACATTGAGAACAATTCCTTTTGGGAGTCCATTTTCTAAAACCTGCCTAGTTATTTTTTCTACATATTTTTTTGAGGGTTCAAAATCTGCCTCATGACTGTAGTCTAAAAGAGAAAACCCTATGGCAGGAATTCCTTCTACACCAGCTTCTACGGCAGCACTCATAGTACCACTATAAATCACATTGATGCTAGAGTTACTACCATGATTAATACCGCTTACACAAATGTCTGGTTTACGTGGAACAATTTGTTGGTTTGCAAGTTTAACACAATCTGCTGGAGTTCCAGAACACGTATACTCTTTATGAGTAGCGTCTGGCTCCAAAGTTACAGGATCACAATACAAAGTATCATTTATAGTGATGGCATGTCCCATGCCACTTTGAGGACTATCTGGGGCTACTACAATCACATCGCCTATTGTTTTCATTACATGTATCAATGTACGTATTCCAGGGGCTGTAATTCCGTCATCATTAGTAACTAGAATGAGAGGTTTTGTAGTCATAAAACTGTATTAGAAATTAACTACGAAAATACGTAAATTGCATTTCATTTATAAAATTGATGAGGTTTAACAAAGAATATTGGGTTGTGATTTTTTGTGGCACAATTTTTAATGTACATTGTAGTTAATATGCAAATAGAAGATTTTATGAAAAGGAATTTAAAACTCATTGCACTAGCCTTACTATTCTCAGTGGCTAGTTGCAGTTTTACAACAAAATCATTTGAAGATACAGATAAGGATAAAATATTATTAGATCTTATTTCTTATGTTCTTTCACGCGGTCATTATAACGCTAAGGAGATTAATGATGAGTTTTCACAGGCAGTATTTGATGACTATATAGATGCTCTTGATCCTTATCGTCGCTTTTTTTACAAAAGAGATATAGATGAGTTTCAAAAATATAAGTATGAAATTGATGATGCGATTAGAGATAAAGATCTCAGTTTCTTTAATCTCACCTATGAGCGTTTAAAACAACGTACACACGAAGCACAGGCTATACAGCAAGAAATTTTAACGGCACCTTTTGACTTTAACCAAGATGAAGATTTGAATACAGAGTATGAAAAGTCGCCTTTTGCAAAGAATAAAAGAGAATTAAGAGACCGATGGAGAAAGCAACTTAAGTTAAATGCGTTAAGTGCTTATTTTGATAAAAAGAATGATGAAGAAGCCAGTCTAGATGAAAAAGACTCAAAAATCGAAAGTTTAAAGGAAACCTTTTCAGATAAAGAGCTAGAGTTAAAATCACGTCAAGAAGTAACTGATAACACGAAAGAGTTTTTTGAGTTTACAAATGAATTAGAGCGCAAAGATTATTTTTCGATTTTTTTAAACGCAATTGTTGAAGGTTTTGATCCTCACACCTATTATTTCGCTCCTGTAGAAAAAGATCGTTTTGATACACAAATGAGTGGTCAGTTTCAAGGTATAGGAGCTCGTTTACAAAAAAAGAATGGTGAAATTCGTGTAACTGATATAATTTCTGGTGGTCCAGCTTGGAGAAGCGAGCAACTCAAAGAAGGAGACGTGATTCTTAAAGTAAAGCAGGAAGATGAAAAAGATGCACTGAATGTGGTAGGTATGCGTCTTGAGGATGCTATAGAATTTATTAAAGGACCTAAGGGTACCAAGGTAACGCTATCAGTTAAGACGAAGCTTGACGGGAGTACTAAAAACATCACGATAGAACGTGATATTGTAGAGCTAGAGGAGGTCTACGCCCGTTCTGCCAAAGTTGTAAAGGATGGCCGTAAATACGGACTTATCAATCTTCCAAAGTTTTACTTTGACATGCAAAATTATAAAGAAAAAAATGCTGCAAAGGATGTAAAGAGAGAAGTTGAGCGATTAAAAAGAGAAGGTGTAGAAGGACTTGTAATTGACCTTCGTAACAATGGAGGTGGTTCTTTAAAAACAGTAGTTGATATTGCTGGATTATTTATACGTCAAGGCCCTGTTGTTCAGGTTGCTGGAAATGGAGATGAACCAGAAGTTCTAGAGGATTTAGATCCATCAATTGTGTGGGATGGCCCACTTGTCATTTTAGTAAATGAAATTTCGGCCTCTGCAAGCGAAATACTCGCTGCAGCTATGCAAGATTATGAACGAGCTATAATCATTGGAGGGAAACAAACTTATGGTAAAGGTACAGTGCAAAATGTAGTAGACCTTAATCCATGGCTGCGCAATAACCAGTATGGTGATTTAGGGGCGCTTAAGGTTACTACTCAAAAATTTTACCGTGTGAATGGTGGTTCCACACAGCTCGAAGGTGTGAAAAGTGACGTTGTTGTAGCAGATCGTTTTAAATATGTTGATATTGGAGAGCGTGATCAAAAAAATCCATTACCATGGGATAAGATAGCTCCAGCAGACTATAAAAAATGGGATGGAAATATCAATCTAAAGCAAACTATCAAAAAGAGTAATGCACGTATGTCTAAAAATGAGCATTTAAAGCTAATTGATGAATATGCAAAGTGGATCAAAGAAAGACGCGATGATAATATCTGGTCTTTACAATATGAAAAGTATAAAGAGCGTATAGAAACAAGCGAGGCATTTGCTAAAAAATTTGATGCGATAGATGAGTATGATTCAAACCTTGAGTATAATTCTTTACCGTACGAGCAGAGACTTTTCAAGACAGATACTATTTTAAAAGAAAAGCGTAATCGCTGGCATAAGAGTTTAGCAAAAGATGTTTATGTAGAAGAAGCATTAAATGTACTCAAAGATTTAAAGTCTAGTAATATAAGGAATAAGCTGGCTACGCTTAGAGATTAGTCTATGTCCCAACCGACACAATCATTAACAGCTCTAGCGCTCCAAAAGTTTAAAAAAAACTTTTGGGGCGTTTTGAGTTTAGTCTATATCGTACTCTGTGGGCTCGCTGCATTATTTGCTTATGTTATAGCACCAGATAGTAGTCAAAATGCAAACCAAATGCATTTATCCATCCACTCTCAGCCTCCAGGTTTCCAAGTTGATATGTTGACAATTCCTAGTGACATTGACACTGAACAGTCTTGGTTTTTAAAGTGGTTTTCTGGAAAAAAAACTTCAGATACCGAAATACCGATAACTTCTCATGTAGTCACTGATAATGGTATATCGTATGTTCCGTATACTGGCGATGAAAGCGCTGGAATTGTAAAAAATCTAACCGTAAATGGTGTAGAAGACTATCACGCTTTCGCGAAAGCAAATATCAATTCCTCAAAATTCTTACTTGGAACCGATAAGTATGGAAGAGATTTATTAAGCCGCATGCTTATAGGAGCTCGTATATCTTTTTCTATAGGATTTGTAGCTGTGTTTATCTCTCTTATAATAGGTTTGTTGTTAGGAGCATTTGCAGGCTATTTTGGCGGAAAAATCGATGCTGCTATTATGTGGATAATAAATGTTACTTGGTCCATACCTACATTGTTACTTGTGATAGCCATCACGCTAGCTCTAGGTAAAGGATATTGGCAAGTTTTTATAGCAGTAGGACTTACTATGTGGGTAGAAGTGGCTAGGGTGGTTCGTGGACAAGTTATGGGAGTGAAAGAGATGCAATATGTAACTGCTGCTAGAGCACTGGGCTATACAGATGCGCGCATAATTATAAAGCATATATTGCCTAATGTCATCGCCCCACTTATTGTTATTTCTGCTGCAAATTTTGCAGGTGCTATCCTTATTGAAAGCGGACTCAGTTTTTTAGGAATAGGAGCCCAGCCTCCTACCCCCAGTTGGGGAGCTATGATTAAAGATCATTATAGTTATATCATCTTAGGTAAACCTTATCTAGCAATTATTCCTGGTCTTGCAATTATGCTGTTAGTAATGGCCTTCATGCTTGTGGGGAATGCACTTCGAGATGCGCTGGATGTAAAGGGTTAAATTACATATATGAAAAGAAAATACCTTTATCCATTATTAGTTGCGTTGTTTACCTTAGGTTGGTACGCATTTGAACAGTATGCAAATAGGGCTTTAGATGCACCGCTTATAGAAGAAGGTAAGAAGCCTAAAGTAACCACAAATACTTATTTTTTGCCAAGTTCTACCACCGATCAAGTAATACATCATCATTATTATTCATTAAGCTACAGTGAGCCAGACGAACAGGCAGAGTGGGTGGCTTATGAACTTAAAAAGAATCAAGTAGTAAATGCAGATTTTAAAAGA from Dokdonia sp. Hel_I_53 carries:
- a CDS encoding S9 family peptidase yields the protein MRLYTYVATFFLLVVQSTIAQNKQITLEDIWKDGTFRAERLQSIHSMANGSEYAVQNFDRETRTGSVDIYSYATGEKVRTAVSSSDIDSLNYFISYRFSPDEKQLLLSTKLKSIFRRSTLGEYYVWNPLSRKLTQVSKDLIQEPTFSPDGKKIAYGKDNNLYVFDIASQTTKQFTFDGKKNSIINGITDWVYEEEFGFVRAFDWSADSKKIAYIRFDETNVPEFSMDVYGSELYQTQTVFKYPKAGETNAEVSVHVYTVDDANQGANVVRSMALSLKNADAYYIPRLKWSKDPNVLSIQVLNRHQDHLKLLFYNTQTNMVKQALRERDEAYVDVTDNLTFLADNSFLWTSEKDGWNHIYHHNPDGSLRRQVTSGDWEVTGFYGYDLKTNRVFYQSSENGSINRGVYAVALNGEDKQALAASEGTNDADFSYFIHTYSNTTTPYRFTLNNAKDGSQVRVIKDNKDLKELYAGYDISPKEFFEIDINGVSLNAYMIKPTDFDPSKKYPLFMTQYSGPGSQSVANEWDTSNDYWFHMLAQNDYIVVCVDPRGTGLKGRDFKKMTQKELGKFEVQDQIAAANELSKRSYIDESRTGIWGWSYGGFMASNSLFQGSDTFEMAIAVAPVTSWRFYDTIYTERYMQTPQENASGYDENSPLSHVSKLKGDFLLVHGGADDNVHVQNSTRLVEALVQANKQFDYFNYPDKNHGIYGGNTRLHLYTMMTNFIKEKL
- a CDS encoding peptide MFS transporter — translated: MEFKYGGSLTNQKTVLGHPSGLFVLFFTEMWERFSYYGMRALLVLFLVSAVLDGGWGWERAEALQLYAFYTGLVYVTPIFGGLIADKITGYRRAVVIGALLMTLGHASMAFEVTADFFFYAGLVLLIIGNGMFKPNISSMVGQLYKDQGKEKDAGYTIFYMGINSGAFLGILLCGYIGESVGWHYGFGLAGIFMLVGMLQFHFAQDIFGRIGLSPKKSEEFDDALEDSVEDAIDKIEDVVDESKKSKVTRDRLIVIGVLAFFTIFFWWAFEQAGGSMTIFAADYTDRVLEGSSGMTFKIVNTLLTVVPMIIITWVLSLLFRQTFGKFALSNIILGVGFVIIWGIVIWMLSRQFADDAPEVPASWFGILNSFFIIAFAPLFSKIWKSKFNPSGPIKFAIGLILLGLGFGILSYGSMGIPLGAKTASVSMIFLVLAYLFHTLGELCVSPVGLSYVSKLAPAKLVGLMFGIWFVANFIANFAAGITGSYIDPIVEEYGMATFFMIFTIVPVGAGLLMLALNRTLIKMMHGIR
- a CDS encoding thioredoxin family protein, encoding MKKLVYILLFISTATLSAQQINWITMDQALAAQKETPKKIFMDVYTTWCGPCKMLDRNTFVDKDVVQFINENYYAVKFNAEGTEFINYLGNTYTNPRHDPKRKGRNSQHEFAQGLKVRAYPSMVFFDENGNYIQPITGYHTPQRLEIYVKMVANDDYKEITTQEKWDQYQKDFKYSWSK
- a CDS encoding ComEC/Rec2 family competence protein; protein product: MKNINFPILNILLAFIAGILIYGRLEHTLLEILLSVIFCFITLVSLHIAAGKLSFSEIPFIIVVLFLFIGLGYLKSYSTDQRVNDRHYLHLLEKHPQRLLFSIKNRLKSSQFQDKYIISVHLIDQEPAIGDLLLSVKKDSVSKKMAVGKWYHAKTLILPLPFQKNPYQFDYGNYLQQRQIYGQLLLSEQELILSNKTSSGFMVSASRFRESVLNKLHSCHFTKSQFAIMDALLLGQRENIDKKLTDDYAAAGMMHILAVSGLHVGIILLILRFLTRFINWYRLRWFRSFLIIISIWCFALVTGLSPSVLRAATMFSFLEIGSSLGGKRKSKDAVLASALFLLVYDPLLIYQVGFQLSYMAVMAILWIQPWLSSFYKPKYYIDKLLWGVATVTISAQLGVVPLSLYYFHQFAGLFFLSNIIVLPFLTLILGYGLLIILIALIGEVPTVFIKTYGWIIDLMNSYIHWIASQDLFVLKHITLGIPLLIASYILIISIIFLLKKYTALRVYIAAFSLMCFTCVLLEEKTRNSPSHLAILHKYKTSTVTVLKGNKLLVFKNDSTESFKPNYIIDAYKDAVTINKLSVHAMSNYYRFNEKEILVVDSLGIYDIPETRPNFILLSNSPKINLRRLILVHPKATIIADGSNYRSYIQKWEKTCLKEKIPFHNTYKKGAFLIK
- a CDS encoding C40 family peptidase; protein product: MKQLLTSLLVLLVLTSCGSSKKSYRKAPRIGKTERIIQNAQSYNGTRYKFGGTTRKGMDCSGLIFVAFQEENIALPRVSREMAKKGQPVHGKNIAKGDLLFFKTSKTRNRINHVGLVTEIKNGQVYFIHATTSKGVLTSNLNERYWDRAFVMAKRLL
- the lpxB gene encoding lipid-A-disaccharide synthase codes for the protein MRYYILAGEASGDLHGSNLMKALFREDPNAEIRFWGGDLMQEVGGTLVSHYKERAFMGFLEVLTNLRKITKFIKQCKRDIARFEPDALILIDNSGFNLRIAQWAKPLGVATHYYISPQVWASRSSRVKAIKASVDHMYVVLPFVKDFYASYNYDVHFVGHPLLDAISGRDQADPGLFAKQHDLDERPIIALLPGSRKQEITAMLDIMLSIVDYFPNYQFVIAGAPSQEESFYSPFLEDFPVKLIMNKTYDILSFANAALITSGTATLEAAIFKVPQVVCYKGNVISYQIARRIIKTAYISLVNLVMDREVVKELIQGELTTENLKAELDKITSDTSRKQLFSDYYDLEKKLGGSGASSKAAKLIVKETKK
- the surE gene encoding 5'/3'-nucleotidase SurE, with the translated sequence MTTKPLILVTNDDGITAPGIRTLIHVMKTIGDVIVVAPDSPQSGMGHAITINDTLYCDPVTLEPDATHKEYTCSGTPADCVKLANQQIVPRKPDICVSGINHGSNSSINVIYSGTMSAAVEAGVEGIPAIGFSLLDYSHEADFEPSKKYVEKITRQVLENGLPKGIVLNVNIPKLPAGEIKGIKICRQAKAQWVEDFDKRTNPMGRDYYWLTGEFVNQDKGEDTDEWALSKGFVSVVPVQFDLTAHHFIQELNEWDQ